In Ignavibacteriales bacterium, the genomic window ATTAATTGCTTGAAAAGTTATCCCTTTCCAGGTAACGTTCGGGAATTGATGAATATAATTAATAGCGCAATAATTGTTGAACCAACAGCTGAGCTGCGAAAAAAATCACTGCCCAATTATTTTTTAGAAAACAACGGTTCATATGGAGATTTTGATGATGGGATTATTCCTATTACCTTAGAAGAAATTGAAAAAAAACATATTTATAAAGTGATGGAATTTACTAATAACAATAAGACAAAAGCTGCTGAAATTTTAGGTATCTCGAGAGTAAACCTTATAGCTAAAATTAAAAAATATCAACTGGAATAAATTGATTTTATTCTTGAGTCCACTCTAAAAAGTTCATTCCCGTGAAAACCCGCTTGCAGCAGGCAAGCGGGAATCCAACAACCTTTATAAATGCATTAGAATCACACCTACTGCTGGCAGGTACGTGGGAATGACAATTTGAGTATTGCGGCTTTCTTAAGGAAACTCATTTATTTTTGTTGATTATTGTCGTGACTAACCATCCACTGAATACCAAACTTATCATTGAGCATTCCAAAGTAGGAACCCCAAAAAACTTTTTCTAAATGCATTAGTACTTTCCCACCTTTCGAAAGTTTGTTAAATATATTATCTACTTCAGCTTCGCTTTCAGTTTCAACTGAAAGAGAGAAATTATTCCCAACAGACAACTTATGTCCCATAGATTCCAGAGCATCAGTTGCCATAAGAGTGTTTCCTTTTCCTATCGGTAAAGCTACGTGCATGATTTTGTCTAGTTCATTCACCGGAACCCTTCCCGCTTCCGGTGTATCTTTGAAGCGTTGCAGAGTTTTAAATTCTCCACCAAATACTGATTTATAAAAATTAAATGCTTCTTCTGTGTTACCACCGAAGTTTAAATATGGATTAATATTCGGCATTATTATTTCTCCTTAGATTATTGATTTGTTTATGTTTATTAAATTAATATTTACAAAATTTATTAAAACGTATATCAGTTTATGTTTGGTAAATAACAAATGAACGAAACAGATTTTGAAAGTTTCAGTTTTTGATTATTGTTTAAATTGGTAAAGATGCTTGGACCTTTTCCAATTGATGACCACAATTAAAAGAAGCATATGCCTATTTAATTTCTTCTACAGGTTCTTTTT contains:
- a CDS encoding VOC family protein → MPNINPYLNFGGNTEEAFNFYKSVFGGEFKTLQRFKDTPEAGRVPVNELDKIMHVALPIGKGNTLMATDALESMGHKLSVGNNFSLSVETESEAEVDNIFNKLSKGGKVLMHLEKVFWGSYFGMLNDKFGIQWMVSHDNNQQK